GCAAAAAAAGCACTTTTGTACGGTCGTGTCAAGGCATACCCTGTAAGTCCTACAGAGTATCCTATCAGAGCTATATAGGTAAGTTCTGTGTTTTTCTGTGAGAATGCACCTCTCTCTAATAAAACAGATATTATCTCTTTACCTAAAACAATCATACCAACAGTAGCAGGAATAGATATAAAGATCGCAAATCTTATCCCATTATTAAAATCCTGTAAGAAACTTTTTTTATTTCCTTCTGATATATGCTTTGATAAAGAGACAAGCAGAGCATTCCCTAACCCGATAGCAAAAAGACCAATAGGAAGCTGAAATATCCTGTTTGCATAGTAAAGATAGGATATAGCCCCTCCAATCAAGAAAGATGCGATGATAGTGTCAACTATAAAACCGAACTGACTTACACCGAAGGAAAGAAATGCAGGTATCAGTCTTTTAAATGTCTCTTTTGTCTCAGGAAGTATTTTAAAAGATAAATAGAAAGAAAATTTTTCTTTTATAATAAAGGGAATCTGGAGAAAAACCTGAAGTATTCCCCCAATAAGAGCCCCGATACCAAGAGAGTAAATACCGTAGTAAGAGGATAGAAAAAAAGCACAGAGTATAAAAGAAAGGTTTAACAAGGCTGGAGATACAGCAGGGACAAAAAACCTATCCCTTGTATTTAAAAGAGCCATAAAGAATGAGACCCAGCCTACAAGAATAAGATAGGGAAATGTAAGTTTTAACAGTGAAGAAGCCTCATTTATTGTTCCTTTTTCTGCAAGCCCCGGAGCAATTACACCAACAATAAAATCAGAAAAGAAAACACCTATAAAAGTCAAAAAAGATAGGGCTAATGTATAAAAAGAAAAAAGGGAAGATATATACTTTTTTGAGTAATCTGGCTCTCTTTTTGATAGTTCAGTAAAAATAGGAATAAATGCAGCATTAAAACTTCCTTCAGCAACAAGTTGTCTCAGGGTATTAGGTATTCTCCAGGCAACAAAAAATGCATCTGTAAGGGGATTAGCCCCAAATATATATGCTACAGTTGCATCCCTTATATAACCTAAAACTCTACTTATAAAAGTAGCAAAGGAAAAAAATAAAGTGTTTTTTAAAAAATGTGCTTTACTCAATTTCCACACCTGATAACAGTTGCGATAACAGGAACTATACCATCTCTAATCATACCTAATTTTTTTGCTGCAACATATGAAAGGTCTAACACTCTTCCTCTAACAAAGGGTCCTCTATCGTTTATTCTGACTTTTACCTTTTTTCCATTTTTTAAGTTTTTCACAACAATAATACTCCCGAAAGGCAAAAATCTGTGGGCTGCTGTATAGTCGTACATATTGTATATCTCACCACTTGCTGTTTTTCTTCTGTGGTACTTTTTACCGTAATAGGAAGCGTATCCCTTTATCACCTCAGGACATCTTTTAACACTATTTTTATGGGCACAGGAAAAGAAAACCGAAAAACAGATTAAGACTACTATAAATCTCATTTTGCAGAGTTTTTAATATTTACAGTTGAGCTTAAAAAAAGCCTTTTACCGCTCTTAAAAACTGTTAGTCTTATTGTGTATTCTCCAGAAGGAACCTGCTCATTATTAAAATCTTTCTGTTTCCAGCACCATTTTTTCTTCTGGGACGGTTTGATTTCTACTATAGACTGGGTAGCTATAGGTGAAAATATTATTTTCTCAAAGTCCTTATCTTCAAAAACAGCCCACGGAGCTGACGAAGGAAGGTAGATTTTTTCCCCTGAATTATTTTTTAGGTAAAAACATATATCTTCTGATTTGTTGAAATTTTTCTTAATAGGTCTAAATTCTAAACTTCCCTGTGTGGCTGCTAAAGAAAATGAAAAGAGAATCAACAGAACAAAAAGAACTTTTTTTAACATATTAAATCCCCTTTAGTTTAGAATATTTAAACTGTAAAAAATTTTATATAAAAATCGTATCGTTTCAAGGAGAAAAAATGTTTAGAGTTGCTCTGATAGGAAGACCAAATGTAGGTAAGTCTTCTTTATTTAACAGAATTATAGGAAAAAGAAAGGCTATAGTAGAAGATATACCCGGTGTAACAAGGGATAGACTTGTATCAAAAGCTGAATGGAAAGGTATACCTTTTGAGATTGTAGACACAGGAGGATATCTGCAGGGAGATGAAGACAAATTTGCTCCATATCTGAGAAAACAGATAGAAAAAGAGCTCCAGCTTGCAGATCTTATCGTTTTTGTTGTTGATGGAAAAGAGGGACTTACACAGGCAGATAAAGATATAGCAGACATACTGAGAAGAACAGATAAGCCTGTTATTGTCGCTGTAAATAAAATAGATAATCCATCGCAGGAAGAAAATATTTATGAATTTTACGAGCTTGGTTTTGACAGAGTCATTCCTGGTTCAGCTATACAAAGAATCGGAGTGGCTGAATTATTAGACGAAATAGTCAGACATATCCCTGATTATGAAACTTCAGTCTCAAGAGAAAAGGTAGAGGAAAAGGAAAGAGATAAAACTATAATAAAAGTTGCCATAGTTGGAAAACCAAATGCAGGAAAATCCTCTCTTTTAAATGCCATTCTCGGAGAAGAAAGAGCAGTTGTTTCCAACATTCCCGGAACTACAAGAGATGTAGTTGATACCTTGTTTGAGTGGGAGGGACACAAATTTCTTTTCTTAGATACTGCCGGTCTCAGGAAAAAATCTAAAGTTGATTATGGTCTTGAGTTTTTCAGTGTAGGTAGAACTCTTGAAGCCATTAAAAAGGCAGACATTGTAGTTCATGTGATCGATGCACAGGAAGGAGCCACAGAACAGGACACAAAAATTGCCCATCTGATACAAAAATACACAAAACCTGCTATTATAGTGATAAATAAGATTGATACATTACCTCAGAGAAAAGAGGTTTTAAATAGAATCAGAAATCAGGTAAGAGAAAAACTTTATTTCATTCCTTATGCACCTATTCTTTTTGTATCGGCAACACAGAGGAAAGGTATAAAACAGCTTTTAAAAGAAATTGTCGAAGTTTACAATCAGGCGTGGAAAAGGGTTGGAACAGGACAGCTTAACAGGGCTATAAAACAGATTTTATCCCTGAGACATCCCCCTTCTTTCAGAGGAAAACCTCTTAAAATCTACTATGCAACACAGCTTGAAGGAAAACCTCCATGCTTTTTGCTGTTTGTAAATTATCCGGAAGGTTTTAAAGAGCATTATGTAAGGTTTTTAGAAAATAATCTTAGGGAAATACTTGGCTTTGAAAAAGCACCTATTAAATTAATATTTAGGGAAAGAGAAAGTATATACAAGGAGGGCTAATTGGAAAGGCTGATAGTTGTATCAGCTATTCTCCCAATCCATCTAAAAAAGGAAGGTAAAGACTACACTGTAAGTATAAGTCCGGGAGGTCTTGTTACAGCTCTCAGGCAGGCTCTTTACAAAAGAAAAGCTATATGGATAGGATGGGCTGGTACAGAAAAACTGACAAAACAGTTAAAAGAGAAAATCATCTCAGAAGGTACTAAGGAAGGGTTCATACTCTATCCTGTTTCCCTATCAGATGAAGAGAGAGAAAACTTCTTTGATGGATTTTCAAACGGGATAATATGGCCTTTATTCCATACATTTCAGGCTTATGCCAGATTCCAACCAGAGTACTGGGAAGCTTACAAAAAAGTAAATAAAAAGTTTGCTACCGCTATAAAGGGCTTGGTTCACAAAGATGACCTTATATGGGTTCATGACTACCATTTTTTTCTCTTACCAGGATATTTAAAAAAACTTAACGTTAAAAATAAAACAGCCTTCTTTTTACACATACCTTTTCCAAACCCTGAACTTTTTTTCAAAATACCGTGGAGAATAGACATCCTGAGAGGTCTTTTAGATTATGATCTTATAGGATTCCATACATACATAGACAGGAAAAATTTTTTAGATTGTATTAATGAGCTAATAGAAGATATAGATATAAAGGTTAAAGAACCTATCACAGAGATCTCGTACAAAGGTAGAAAAATAAAGATAGGAGTTTTCCCAATAAGTATAGATTTTGATAAATATAACAGCCTTGCAAAAGAGGCAAAACCTCTGAAGAAAAACGGGAAAATAATACTCGGTATTGATAGACTTGATTACACGAAAGGTCTTATAGATAAATTGAAAGCATACAGATATTTTCTTGAAAAATATCCGGAATTCCATTGCAAAGTAAAGCTCGTACAGGCTGTAGCTCCAAACATAAAAAAACTACCTGAATATGACCAGCTAAAAGTAGAGTTTGAACATCTTGTAAGTGATATAAACGGAAGATTCGGAACAGAAAGATGGACTCCTGTTCATTATATAGCAAGAAGAATAGAGTTCGGCAAACTCATCAGCTATTACAGATACTCAGACGTATGCTGGGTTAACTCTATTAAAGACGGTATGAATCTTGTAGGCAAAGAATACGCAGCATCAAACATAGATGAGAATGGAGTTCTCCTTTTAAGTGAGTTTGCCGGTGCAGCAACAGAGATACACGATTACTCCATACTTGTAAATCCTTACGATATAGAAGGAACTGCCTTTTCTCTATACAAAGCATTAAGTATGGAAGAGAAAGAAAAAAGAAGGATGATGAAAGGTTTGAGAGAACATATAAGAAAGTACAATATAAACTGGTGGAGCAACACATATCTTGAAACAGCTTTTGGTAGGAAAATAGAAGATTTCCCTATATTAGAAGATGATATCCCCCTCCACGAGATACTATCTTAAAGCTCCTTTGAATTTATTATAAAGGTTACAGGACCATCATTTTCTATAAATACCTTCATATGAGCTGCGAATATACCTGTTTGAACAGGAACATACTCAGACAGTTTTTTAACAAATTTCTCATAAAGTTCTCTGGCTCTTTCAGGTTCTTCAGCATCATCAAATGACGGTCTCCTTCCCTTTTTTACATTCCCTGCAAGGGTGAACTGGGATATAACAAGGGCTTCTCCTTTTATATCTATAAGAGACAAATTCATCTTTCCTTTATCATCTTCAAAGATTCTAAGAAACGGTACTTTTTTTAGAAGTTTCTCTATATCTTCTTCTGTATCCCCTTTTACAACACCAAGAAGTATATTTATTCCTTTTCCTATTTTACCTACAATCTTTCCATCAACCTCAACCCACGAACTATTCACCCTCTGAACGACAGCTATCATTTGAACCTCCAGTTTTTAGAATTATATATAAATTGTATGGGAAAGCTTATAGAAGATAAAACTCTTCATAATAAGGTTTATGTTTTTGAAGATAGGGAAGAAGCAGGAGATAAGCTGTCTGAGTTTCTAAAAAGTATAGCCGATAAAAACAGTATTGTTTTAGCCATTCCGTCTGGTGGGGTTCCTGTAGGAGTAAAAATAGCAAAAAAACTAAATATACCCTTCGATCTGTTGCTTGTCAAAAAAATAACATATCCATGGAACACAGAAGCAGGATTTGGAGCTGTTAGTATTGAAGGGGATTATGTATTGAATGAAGAAGCAGTTAAATATTCAGGTCTTACGGAAGATACAATAAACTCACAAAAGGAAAAAACCATACAGATACTAAAACACAGAGATAAGACCTTCAGAAATAACCGACCTATACCGCACATAACAGGAAAAACAGTTATACTGGTAGATGATGGTCTTGCTTCTGGATACACAATGCTAACAGCAATAAAAATGGTAAAAAGAAAGAAACCTAAAAAAATAATAGTAGCTGTTCCAACATGCTCAAAATCTGCAATTGATAGTCTGCTTAATGAAGTTGATTATATCGTATGTCTAAATTATAGAGATTTTTATCCTTATGCAGTTGCAGATGCATACAGAAATTGGTACGACCTTTCTGACGAAGATGTTTTATACTATCTGAAAAAGGCGGAGGAAGAAGATGATAAGATTTCTTGAAGTAGTAACCCAAAAAAGAACACACCTTGAAGAAATAACAGATGAAGTTCAAGAAATCGTTGATGAGAGCGGTATAACAGAAGGAATATGTTATATATATGTTCCCCATACAACAGCAGGAGTATTCATAAATGAAAATGCAGACCCAGACGTCAAGATAGATATAGAGGAGACTCTGGAAAAATTAATTCCATGGCAGGGAAAATACAGACATATTGAAGGAAATGCCGCGGCACATATAAAATCTGTCATAGTTGGAACCAACACATTTATCCCTATCAAAAACGGAAAACTTATGCTGGGAACGTGGCAGGGAATATTCTTTGCTGAGTTTGACGGTCCAAGAACAAGAAAAGTAATAGTAAAAATAGTAGAAGGATAATCGTCTATCTAATTCTGTACATTTGTAAAAATTGTATTTTAGCTTAAAATAATATAAATATCTGAAAAATGGAGATTTTTTATGGCGTATGAATCATTTGCCAGAAAATATAGACCAAAAAATTTCAAAGAAGTTGTAGGACAGGAGACAGTAGTCAGGACACTATCTAATGCTATAAAGTTAGATAGGCTTTCCCATGCCTATATATTTGCAGGCTCAAGGGGGCTCGGAAAAACAACTATCGCAAGAATAATAACAAAATGCCTCAATTGTGAGGAAGGCATTACAGATACTCCCTGTGGTAAATGTGAAAACTGCATTGAGATAGAAAAAGGCTCATTTCCTGATATGTACGAAATAGATGCAGCATCAAACAGGGGAATAGATGACATAAGATCAATTAAAGAAAATGTCTCATACGCCCCTATAAAAGGAAGGTACAAAGTTTACATCATAGACGAAGCACATATGCTAACCAGAGAGGCATTTAACGCCCTTTTGAAAACCCTCGAAGAGCCTCCGCCAAACAATCTTTTTATACTTGCCACAACAGAACTCCACAAAATACCTGATACCATAAGGTCAAGATGCCAGACTTTTATCTTCAGACCTCCTAATAAGGCACAGATTAAAGAATACCTGAAAAGAATACTGGAAAATGAAAATATCAGATACGAAGAGGATGCTTTAGAGCTTATAGCAAATGCAAGCGAAGGTGGAGTCAGGGACGCTGCAAGTATATTAGATCAGGCTGTTATATACGGAGGAGGTAAAATAAAAAAAGAGACGACTGAAGAACTACTTGGAGTCATACCTGAGGAGATACAGAAAAAATTTTTAGAAAATCTTAAAAACAAAAATCTTAAAGAGCTTGTAAAGATCATTGAAAGATTAGACAGAGAGGGATACGATCTGACTATATTCTGGAATCAGATACTTGAAAGTATACATTCTGCCCTTCTATCTGTGGTAATAGAGAAAGAAAAAGATGATATATTTTCAGAAGAAGATTTAGAGTTTCTCATATACGCTAATGATATTTTCAAAAAAGCGTTAATCGAATCAAGAGCATTCCACGACAAAAAAGATATATTCCAGCTCGCGGTTTTAAAGCTAAGATTTATGAAAAATCTTATCTCCCTTGAAGAAATATTGAAAAACGGCGTACCTGAAATAAAAACAGAGGAAAAACAAGAAAAAAAAGAAGAAAGCTTTGATATACAAAAAGCGATCCTGAAAATAGGAAAAGAAGCAGGAGGAATTATAGCAGGAGCTTTAAAAAATGCAAGTATCAAAGAAGAGGAAAATAGTTTTATATTGCTCGTAGATAAAACAGTAGCAGAGCTACTAAAGGATAAATTAGATATAATAGAAAAGTACTTTCCAAAGCCTGTAAAGATAGAAGAGTTAGAAATAAAAACAGAAAGAAAAAAGCAGAAAAAAAGAGATGAGTCTGTAGACAAAGTTCTGGAACTGTTTCAGGGAAAAATAATCAGCTATAAGGAGGAGTAAATGTTTAACCTTGGAAATTTAGGAGATATGATGAAAATGATGAAAACAATGCAAGAAAATATGGAAAGGGCAAAAGAAGAGCTTAGAAATGAAGATATAATCGTAGAAGTTGGTGGAGGAATGGTAAAAATTGTTGTTAACGGTCTTGGAGAAGCAAAAGATGTTTTTATAGATAAAACTCTTTTAAATGAAGAAAATCATGAAATACTTCAGGATCTTCTCGTTGCAGCAATAAATGAAGCAAACTCCAGATCAAAAGAAGTTATGTCTCAGAAACTGTCTCAGGCCGCTGGTCTACCGGGAAATATCCCAGGGCTTGGTAACTTACTGTGATGGACAAAATCATACCTGAGACTTTAAAAAAAGTTGTTGAGGAGATATCAAACCTTCCCGGATACGGAGAAAAATCTGCCCAGAGACTTGCAGTAAACGTACTGAGTATGCCCAGAGGAGAAGCCCTCAATCTCATAAAAATATTTATGGAGATGCTTGAAAAAGTTCATCCATGCAAAGAGTGTGGTATTTATACAGAAGAAGAGATATGCCCTGTTTGTTCAGATGAAGAAAGAGATCGAAGCAGTATATGTGTTGTTGAAGAAAGTTTTGACGCTTTTGCTATAGAAAGAACAAGAAAGTATAGAGGATTATACCATGTTATTGGTGGGAGATTATCTCCCCTTGAAGAGATTACAGCTGAAGATCTAAATATAGAATCACTTATAAGAAGGGTTGAAAAATACCCTGTAAAAGAGGTTATTCTGGCTACAAATCCAACTGTAGAAGGCGAAGCAACAGCTTCCTATATATACAATCTGCTAAAGAACAAAGGGATCACAATATCCAGAATCGCCTATGGACTTCCATTTGGGGCTGTCCTTGAAAATGCAGACGACTTTACACTTTCCAAAGCTTTAGAACACAAAACCCCTATCTGAAAAACACTCAAACATCTAAACTTTTTTGTTTTATTTTTTCCCCTGTGGTATTATTTATATAACACTGTTATAAAAATAGGAGGTTTATCACCATGGCAACCGCTACTGACAAAAGTATGAGGGAGATTCGCTGGCATGGAAGAGGTGGACAGGGAACAGTTACAGCTGCCAAAATGCTTGCATCTGCAGCAATAATAAGAGGGAAACACGGACAGGCAATGCCAGAGTTCGGTCTTGAAAGATCAGGAACTCCTGTTAAAGTCTCAACAAGAATAAGTGATCATATAATAAACACAAGGGCTCCAGTAGAACATCCGGAAATAGTTATAATCACAGATCCATCTCTGATGTTCACAATAAAAGATATTATCAAATCAGGGACAGACGAGAACACAGTTTTCATTGTAAATACAAACTTCCCTCCTGATAAAGTAAGGAAAATACTTGATATTCCTAATAACGAGCTGTGGATTGTTGATGCTTCAAAGATAGCACTTGAAGAGTTTGGAAGAAATATACCTAACACAGCTGTTCTTGGAGCAGTTGCAAAAGCAACAGGAATTGTTGATCTGGACTCTTTAAAACAGGAAATCACAGAGGCTTTTGAAGCTTCATCAAAATTAAGAGCACTTCTCCCACAGAACCTTAAGGCACTGGAAAGGGGATATGAAGAGGTATACAAAGCAGAATAATGGCCTATCTCATAAAAATAGGCCTATCATCTGCTTAAACTAAAGGATACCAATCAAAATGAAAGGAGGATTATATAAATGAGTTATCAACTTAAACCATGGCACGAAATACCAATCGGTTCAATTGTTCCTGAGGCAGGTTCAAGTAAAGTAAACCACACAGGCTCATGGAGAATGCTCAGACCTGTACTGAATTACGATAAATGTACCCATTGCCTCATATGCTGGATATTCTGTCCAGATGATTCAATCCCTGTAACTCCTCAGGAGAGATTTGAAACAGATTTTGAGTACTGCAAGGGATGTGGAATATGTGCAGTTGAATGTCCATATGATGCTCTCGAAATGGTTCCAGAGATGGAAATTAAACTAAAAGAGCTTGAAGAAGAAATAGGTTAAAAATACGGAGGTTTAAAATATGGCTCAGAAAAAAGTTATAGCTTTAACAGGTAATCAGGCTGCCGCAGAAGCAATGAGACAGATTAATTTTGATGTGGCAGCTGTTTATCCAATATCTCCACAGACTGAACTTATGGGATTTTTTGCCGAGTATGTCGCAAACGGTGAAGTAGATACAGAGATGATAGCTGTGGATGGAGAGCACTCTGCAATGGCAACATGTATAGGAGCTGCTGCTGCTGGAGCAAGGACAATAACAGCTTCTGCAGGTCCCGGAATTGCCTATATGGTTGAAAATCTTTACGTTGCTTCAGGTATGAGAGTACCTATAGTCTTACTTGATGTTAATAGGGCTTTATCTGCACCCCTTTCTATTCACTGTGACCATGCAGACTCTATGCTAACAAGGGATACAGGATGGATATCTTTATTTTCAGAAAATGCACAGGAAGCGTATCACAATATTATTATGTCTGTTAAGATATCTGAAAAAGCGATGTTTCCCATTATAGTTAATTATGATGGGTACATAGTCTCCCACTCTATTGAAGATGTTGAGATTTTAGATGATGAAACAGTGAGGAACTTTGTTGGACCTTCAGATATTCACAGAATTCCTTACCCTCTCCTTGATGTTGAAAAACCGGTAACATACGGTGCAACAGCACAGCCAGACTACTATACAGAATGTAAATACCAGCAACATCACGATTTTCTGAAAGTTTACGATATTGTCAGGGAAGTGTTTGATGAGTTTGCAGAAATATCAGGAAAAAGGTACGACTTTATAGAAGAGTACCAAACAGAAGATGCTGAGTATATCGGAATATCTATGGGATCTTCTTTTGGAACTTTAAAAGATGCTGTTGACAGATTAAGAGAACAGGGTAGAAAAGTTGGAGCGATAAAAATCAGGCTTTACAGACCTTTCCCTGTAAAAGAACTAGCGAAAGCCCTTTCTAAAGCAAAAGGTGTCGTTGTTTTAGATAGAGCTGACTCATTTGACGGAATAGGAGGACCTCTTTTCAAAGATGTGGCAACATCTCTTCTTGCAACTGAAAACAACCCTTACCTCCACAACTTTATCTACGGGCTCGGTGGAAGAGAGATACATGAAGAAGAGTTTATGAGAGCATTTGATAGACTTGAACGCCTTGAAAAAGGTGTTGAGACAAGAGAAAACTTTGTTGAATACTTACAAGTGAGGGAGTAATCATGGCAAAAAAAAGACCTATAGCACTGCTTTCAGAATTAGCATCACATAAAGAAACTTTTGGTGGAGATATGCCCCTTGCTCCAGGACATAGAATGTGTATAGGGTGCGGTATCCCTCCAATTGTTAACGAGATAATACTTGCAATTAATGAGCCTGTTATTGTTTCTAATGCGACCGGTTGTCTTGAGGTTACAACAGGTGTTTATCCAGTAACTGCGTGGAATGTACCCTGGATTCACGTTAATTTCCAGTCGGCTGCTACAGTTATGGCAGGGGTTGAGACAGCCTACAAAGTTCTCAAGAAAAAAGGAGTTATCCCAGAAGATAAAAAGATACATTTTGTAGCCTTTGGTGGAGACGGTGGAACCTACGATATTGGTTTTCAGGCTCTTTCGGCTACAGCAGAAAGAGGACATAATGTTCTTTATGTATGCTACAACAACGAAGGATACCAGAACACAGGATATCAGAAATCTTCAGCTACACCTATAGGTGCATACACAAAAACAACACCTGTTGGAAAGGCAAGAGTAGGGAAACAGGAACCAAGAAAAGATCTTACTATGATAATGGCTGCCCACGGAATTCCATACGTTGCACAGGCTTCTCCACATATTTTCAGGGATCTGACAAAGAAAACCAAAAAAGCTATATCAATGCCGGGATTTAAGTTTATAAATGTTTTAGAGCCCTGTACTTTATCATGGAGATTTTCTCCTGAAGACACAATGAGAC
The Persephonella hydrogeniphila DNA segment above includes these coding regions:
- the murJ gene encoding murein biosynthesis integral membrane protein MurJ, with amino-acid sequence MSKAHFLKNTLFFSFATFISRVLGYIRDATVAYIFGANPLTDAFFVAWRIPNTLRQLVAEGSFNAAFIPIFTELSKREPDYSKKYISSLFSFYTLALSFLTFIGVFFSDFIVGVIAPGLAEKGTINEASSLLKLTFPYLILVGWVSFFMALLNTRDRFFVPAVSPALLNLSFILCAFFLSSYYGIYSLGIGALIGGILQVFLQIPFIIKEKFSFYLSFKILPETKETFKRLIPAFLSFGVSQFGFIVDTIIASFLIGGAISYLYYANRIFQLPIGLFAIGLGNALLVSLSKHISEGNKKSFLQDFNNGIRFAIFISIPATVGMIVLGKEIISVLLERGAFSQKNTELTYIALIGYSVGLTGYALTRPYKSAFFAKGDTKTPLYSTIFGVLISIVFAVIFGFLLNWGVFGLAFASSLGGIASFIYLFFVSDFKLYKSGILDTSFKTFVSAAVMTIAVIFIKSISENLYLQVFAGVFVGAFIYFFTAYILKENSVVFIASKLRSRL
- a CDS encoding septal ring lytic transglycosylase RlpA family protein, with product MRFIVVLICFSVFFSCAHKNSVKRCPEVIKGYASYYGKKYHRRKTASGEIYNMYDYTAAHRFLPFGSIIVVKNLKNGKKVKVRINDRGPFVRGRVLDLSYVAAKKLGMIRDGIVPVIATVIRCGN
- the der gene encoding ribosome biogenesis GTPase Der, whose amino-acid sequence is MFRVALIGRPNVGKSSLFNRIIGKRKAIVEDIPGVTRDRLVSKAEWKGIPFEIVDTGGYLQGDEDKFAPYLRKQIEKELQLADLIVFVVDGKEGLTQADKDIADILRRTDKPVIVAVNKIDNPSQEENIYEFYELGFDRVIPGSAIQRIGVAELLDEIVRHIPDYETSVSREKVEEKERDKTIIKVAIVGKPNAGKSSLLNAILGEERAVVSNIPGTTRDVVDTLFEWEGHKFLFLDTAGLRKKSKVDYGLEFFSVGRTLEAIKKADIVVHVIDAQEGATEQDTKIAHLIQKYTKPAIIVINKIDTLPQRKEVLNRIRNQVREKLYFIPYAPILFVSATQRKGIKQLLKEIVEVYNQAWKRVGTGQLNRAIKQILSLRHPPSFRGKPLKIYYATQLEGKPPCFLLFVNYPEGFKEHYVRFLENNLREILGFEKAPIKLIFRERESIYKEG
- a CDS encoding alpha,alpha-trehalose-phosphate synthase (UDP-forming), whose protein sequence is MERLIVVSAILPIHLKKEGKDYTVSISPGGLVTALRQALYKRKAIWIGWAGTEKLTKQLKEKIISEGTKEGFILYPVSLSDEERENFFDGFSNGIIWPLFHTFQAYARFQPEYWEAYKKVNKKFATAIKGLVHKDDLIWVHDYHFFLLPGYLKKLNVKNKTAFFLHIPFPNPELFFKIPWRIDILRGLLDYDLIGFHTYIDRKNFLDCINELIEDIDIKVKEPITEISYKGRKIKIGVFPISIDFDKYNSLAKEAKPLKKNGKIILGIDRLDYTKGLIDKLKAYRYFLEKYPEFHCKVKLVQAVAPNIKKLPEYDQLKVEFEHLVSDINGRFGTERWTPVHYIARRIEFGKLISYYRYSDVCWVNSIKDGMNLVGKEYAASNIDENGVLLLSEFAGAATEIHDYSILVNPYDIEGTAFSLYKALSMEEKEKRRMMKGLREHIRKYNINWWSNTYLETAFGRKIEDFPILEDDIPLHEILS
- the dtd gene encoding D-aminoacyl-tRNA deacylase yields the protein MIAVVQRVNSSWVEVDGKIVGKIGKGINILLGVVKGDTEEDIEKLLKKVPFLRIFEDDKGKMNLSLIDIKGEALVISQFTLAGNVKKGRRPSFDDAEEPERARELYEKFVKKLSEYVPVQTGIFAAHMKVFIENDGPVTFIINSKEL
- a CDS encoding phosphoribosyltransferase; translated protein: MGKLIEDKTLHNKVYVFEDREEAGDKLSEFLKSIADKNSIVLAIPSGGVPVGVKIAKKLNIPFDLLLVKKITYPWNTEAGFGAVSIEGDYVLNEEAVKYSGLTEDTINSQKEKTIQILKHRDKTFRNNRPIPHITGKTVILVDDGLASGYTMLTAIKMVKRKKPKKIIVAVPTCSKSAIDSLLNEVDYIVCLNYRDFYPYAVADAYRNWYDLSDEDVLYYLKKAEEEDDKIS
- a CDS encoding secondary thiamine-phosphate synthase enzyme YjbQ — encoded protein: MIRFLEVVTQKRTHLEEITDEVQEIVDESGITEGICYIYVPHTTAGVFINENADPDVKIDIEETLEKLIPWQGKYRHIEGNAAAHIKSVIVGTNTFIPIKNGKLMLGTWQGIFFAEFDGPRTRKVIVKIVEG
- the dnaX gene encoding DNA polymerase III subunit gamma/tau, whose protein sequence is MAYESFARKYRPKNFKEVVGQETVVRTLSNAIKLDRLSHAYIFAGSRGLGKTTIARIITKCLNCEEGITDTPCGKCENCIEIEKGSFPDMYEIDAASNRGIDDIRSIKENVSYAPIKGRYKVYIIDEAHMLTREAFNALLKTLEEPPPNNLFILATTELHKIPDTIRSRCQTFIFRPPNKAQIKEYLKRILENENIRYEEDALELIANASEGGVRDAASILDQAVIYGGGKIKKETTEELLGVIPEEIQKKFLENLKNKNLKELVKIIERLDREGYDLTIFWNQILESIHSALLSVVIEKEKDDIFSEEDLEFLIYANDIFKKALIESRAFHDKKDIFQLAVLKLRFMKNLISLEEILKNGVPEIKTEEKQEKKEESFDIQKAILKIGKEAGGIIAGALKNASIKEEENSFILLVDKTVAELLKDKLDIIEKYFPKPVKIEELEIKTERKKQKKRDESVDKVLELFQGKIISYKEE
- a CDS encoding YbaB/EbfC family nucleoid-associated protein yields the protein MFNLGNLGDMMKMMKTMQENMERAKEELRNEDIIVEVGGGMVKIVVNGLGEAKDVFIDKTLLNEENHEILQDLLVAAINEANSRSKEVMSQKLSQAAGLPGNIPGLGNLL
- the recR gene encoding recombination mediator RecR: MDKIIPETLKKVVEEISNLPGYGEKSAQRLAVNVLSMPRGEALNLIKIFMEMLEKVHPCKECGIYTEEEICPVCSDEERDRSSICVVEESFDAFAIERTRKYRGLYHVIGGRLSPLEEITAEDLNIESLIRRVEKYPVKEVILATNPTVEGEATASYIYNLLKNKGITISRIAYGLPFGAVLENADDFTLSKALEHKTPI
- a CDS encoding 2-oxoacid:acceptor oxidoreductase family protein, with amino-acid sequence MATATDKSMREIRWHGRGGQGTVTAAKMLASAAIIRGKHGQAMPEFGLERSGTPVKVSTRISDHIINTRAPVEHPEIVIITDPSLMFTIKDIIKSGTDENTVFIVNTNFPPDKVRKILDIPNNELWIVDASKIALEEFGRNIPNTAVLGAVAKATGIVDLDSLKQEITEAFEASSKLRALLPQNLKALERGYEEVYKAE
- a CDS encoding 4Fe-4S binding protein translates to MSYQLKPWHEIPIGSIVPEAGSSKVNHTGSWRMLRPVLNYDKCTHCLICWIFCPDDSIPVTPQERFETDFEYCKGCGICAVECPYDALEMVPEMEIKLKELEEEIG